From Thiohalobacter sp., one genomic window encodes:
- a CDS encoding IS110 family transposase, with product MSEINRVGVDLAKKVFEVCGVDAQGEVVLRRRLTRGRFLKFFAKLPPCLVGIEACGGAHHWARQLQKLGHEARLMAPQYVRPYRKRDKNDRTDA from the coding sequence ATGAGCGAGATTAACCGAGTTGGCGTAGATTTGGCAAAGAAAGTGTTCGAGGTCTGTGGTGTGGATGCGCAGGGCGAGGTGGTGCTGCGGCGTCGGTTGACCCGGGGGCGGTTTCTGAAGTTTTTTGCGAAGTTGCCCCCTTGTCTGGTGGGCATAGAGGCCTGTGGCGGGGCGCACCACTGGGCCCGGCAGCTGCAGAAGCTGGGGCATGAGGCTCGGCTGATGGCGCCCCAGTACGTGCGGCCCTACCGGAAGCGGGACAAGAACGACCGCACGGATGCCG
- the cysZ gene encoding sulfate transporter CysZ: MKSFLRGWGHVLAGLRLIRQPRLRRFVLIPLAVNLLVFGGLIGYAWHAFDALMTQLLGWLPDWLDWLQYLLWPLFAGAVLLVVFYGFSVLANLIAAPFNGVLAEAVERHLTGQSLEDTGGWKQILADILPSIWAEVQKLGYFLLWAIPFGLAFLIPGLNLAAPALWLAFSAWMLALEYLDYPMANHRLLFGVQRRTLHRHRMLGLGFGSGLLLLTMIPVVNFIAMPAGVAGATSLWVRELRGSEG, translated from the coding sequence ATGAAGTCCTTTCTCCGCGGCTGGGGACACGTGCTGGCGGGTCTGCGGCTGATTCGCCAGCCGCGCCTGCGCCGCTTCGTGCTCATCCCGCTGGCCGTCAACCTGCTGGTCTTCGGCGGGCTGATCGGCTACGCCTGGCACGCCTTCGATGCGCTGATGACGCAGCTCCTCGGCTGGCTGCCGGACTGGCTGGACTGGCTGCAGTACCTGCTGTGGCCGCTGTTCGCGGGCGCCGTGCTGCTGGTGGTGTTCTATGGCTTCTCGGTGCTCGCCAACCTGATTGCCGCACCCTTCAACGGGGTGCTGGCCGAGGCGGTGGAACGCCACCTCACCGGCCAGTCTCTGGAAGATACCGGCGGCTGGAAGCAGATCCTCGCCGACATCCTGCCCAGTATCTGGGCGGAGGTGCAGAAGCTCGGCTATTTCCTGCTCTGGGCGATTCCGTTCGGGCTCGCCTTCCTGATCCCCGGCCTCAACCTGGCCGCCCCGGCACTCTGGCTGGCGTTCAGTGCCTGGATGCTGGCGCTGGAGTACCTCGACTACCCGATGGCCAACCACCGCCTGCTGTTCGGCGTGCAGCGCCGGACACTGCACCGGCACCGCATGCTGGGGCTGGGCTTCGGCAGCGGCCTGCTGCTGCTGACCATGATCCCCGTCGTCAACTTCATCGCCATGCCGGCCGGCGTGGCGGGCGCGACCTCGCTGTGGGTACGCGAGCTGCGTGGGAGTGAGGGGTGA
- a CDS encoding FGGY-family carbohydrate kinase encodes MGLCLGLDFGTSGVRGIVIEDDRPVGRAEAPLPPSHVVDNRVTQKPADWWDALDAVMQALGPDLLGHVAALSVDGTAGTLLLADESGQPLTPARMYNDSAARDAAARIAALAPDSPAATPTSSLARLLDLAAEMPDARHALHQTDWILGRLSGRYGITDAHHALKLGWDPLAGTWPEWLEALPEARPLLPEVVEPGTLLGTVGAMLAERWGLPETARVFVGTTDSTAAVIATGAHRPGDAVTVLGSTLVMKLLSPEPLFAPELGVYSHRLGDVWLAGGASNAGGAVLQAFFTDAEMEALTPRLHPSRGVCLDYYPLRAPGERFPIPDPDLSPRLTPRPKDDARFFQGLLEGLARIERLGYRRLTELGAPWPKRVISLGGGARNPAWLAIRERILGIPVERAAHNDAAFGTARLACRALVALEEAAA; translated from the coding sequence ATGGGACTCTGCCTCGGACTCGACTTTGGCACTTCCGGGGTACGCGGCATCGTCATCGAGGACGACCGGCCGGTGGGTCGTGCCGAGGCACCGCTGCCGCCCTCCCATGTCGTGGACAACCGGGTGACCCAGAAGCCAGCAGACTGGTGGGACGCGCTGGACGCGGTGATGCAGGCACTGGGACCGGACCTCCTTGGCCATGTCGCCGCCCTCTCGGTCGATGGCACCGCGGGCACCCTGCTGCTGGCCGACGAATCCGGCCAGCCGCTGACCCCGGCGCGGATGTACAACGACAGCGCCGCCCGCGACGCCGCGGCCCGTATCGCCGCACTGGCGCCTGACAGCCCGGCCGCCACGCCCACCTCCAGCCTGGCCCGCCTGCTCGACCTGGCGGCGGAAATGCCCGACGCCCGCCACGCCCTGCACCAGACCGACTGGATCCTGGGACGTCTCAGCGGCCGCTACGGCATCACCGACGCCCACCACGCCCTCAAGCTCGGCTGGGATCCGCTGGCCGGTACCTGGCCCGAGTGGCTGGAAGCCCTGCCGGAGGCACGCCCCCTGCTGCCCGAGGTGGTCGAGCCCGGCACCCTGCTGGGGACGGTGGGCGCCATGCTGGCCGAGCGCTGGGGACTGCCGGAAACGGCCCGGGTGTTCGTGGGCACCACCGACAGCACCGCGGCGGTCATCGCCACCGGCGCCCACCGGCCCGGTGATGCCGTGACCGTGCTCGGCAGCACGCTGGTCATGAAGCTGCTGTCCCCCGAGCCCCTGTTCGCCCCGGAACTGGGCGTCTACAGCCACCGGCTGGGGGACGTCTGGCTGGCCGGCGGCGCCTCCAACGCCGGCGGCGCCGTGCTGCAGGCATTCTTTACCGATGCCGAAATGGAGGCGCTGACCCCTCGCCTGCACCCCTCGCGCGGCGTCTGCCTCGACTACTACCCGCTGCGCGCACCGGGCGAACGCTTCCCGATTCCCGATCCCGACCTGTCGCCCCGCCTGACCCCGCGCCCGAAGGACGACGCGCGCTTCTTCCAGGGGCTGCTGGAAGGCCTGGCACGCATCGAGCGCCTCGGCTATCGCCGCCTCACCGAACTGGGCGCGCCCTGGCCGAAGCGGGTGATCAGCCTCGGCGGCGGTGCACGCAATCCCGCATGGCTGGCCATCCGCGAGCGCATCCTCGGCATCCCGGTGGAACGCGCGGCCCACAACGACGCCGCCTTCGGCACCGCCCGCCTCGCCTGTCGCGCCCTGGTCGCGCTCGAGGAAGCCGCGGCATGA
- the queF gene encoding preQ(1) synthase, translating to MSTRPSRSLETFDNPNPERDYSIRIRVPEFTCLCPKTGQPDFATLHIEYVPDRLCVELKSLKLYVWSFREEGAFHEAVTNRILADLVAACAPRFMRLTADFNVRGGIYTTVVAEHRAPDWTPPPPVTLP from the coding sequence ATGAGCACCCGCCCTTCCCGTTCCCTGGAAACCTTCGACAATCCGAACCCCGAGCGCGACTACAGCATCCGCATCCGGGTGCCGGAATTCACCTGCCTGTGCCCGAAGACCGGCCAGCCCGACTTCGCCACCCTGCACATCGAGTACGTGCCGGACCGGCTGTGCGTGGAACTGAAGTCGCTGAAGCTGTACGTCTGGTCCTTCCGCGAGGAAGGGGCCTTCCATGAAGCGGTGACCAACCGCATCCTCGCCGATCTGGTCGCCGCCTGCGCCCCGCGCTTCATGCGACTGACCGCGGATTTCAACGTCCGCGGCGGCATCTACACCACGGTGGTGGCCGAGCATCGGGCGCCGGACTGGACGCCGCCGCCACCCGTCACCCTGCCCTGA